The Scylla paramamosain isolate STU-SP2022 unplaced genomic scaffold, ASM3559412v1 Contig5, whole genome shotgun sequence genome contains a region encoding:
- the LOC135096592 gene encoding uncharacterized protein LOC135096592, which produces MGRSTHLSILWTPTPTTSTPRPAITRTHRLMSDSAMREVGQWVTQHPWTEVLDVEDVHSKWHNYVATTTEAFHRYFPAESVTVHTSDAPWMTPRIKRLMHQRTWSFHSCPDLYRKLRNREIREIKAAKSSYYPDKIHHFKQANKRQWFASSKALCGLQKHTSSLPCTSHLPANLAAQEMNDHFAAICHTCPPLHTTPLPAHLPAPSPPSIVQAIDVFKRILKDTKIPRYQGYLKIPRSTTPTDLPIWEEPATPLCPIINASLSQHSCPADWKTSYFSPIRKASSAQSLGDLRPVSITPIPSFICEDFVYDWAYTKTCYTVDIRQFGNIKATPTSHYLTSFLDFIHSHLDKRNTSLAVAFVDFKKPLILLITLLASARQ; this is translated from the coding sequence atgggacggagcacccacctctccatactgtggacacccacacccaccacctcgaccccccggccagctatcaccaggacccaccgcctcatgtctgactcagccatgagggaggttgggcagtgggtgacacaacacccgtggaccgaggtgctggatgtggaggacgtccactcaaaatggcacaattacgtcgccaccaccacagaagccttccaccgctacttcccagccgagagcgtcacagtgcacacatctgatgccccctggatgacgccccgcattaaaagactcatgcatcAGAGGACGTggtcgttccactcctgcccggacctatacaggaagctaagaaacagagagatcagggagattaaggctgccaagtcaagctattacccggacaagatacaccacttcAAGCAGGCCAACAAGAGACAGTGGTTCGCTAGcagcaaagctttgtgtggcctacaaaagcacacttcatctcttccttgcacctcacaccttcctgctaatctcgcggctcaggagatgaacgaccactttgccgctatctgtcacacctgccctcccctccacaccactccacttcctgcccatcttcccgctccctcccctccctccattgtCCAGGCGATAGATGTTTTTAAGAGgatacttaaagataccaagataccaagataccaaggatacttaaagataccaagatccaccacacccactgaccttcccatatgggaagagccagcaacaccgctatgccccataataaacgcctctctttcccaacactcttgccccgcggactggaagacatcttacttCTCTCCCATCCGCAAAGCTTCCAGTGCACAGTCCCTcggtgacctcaggccagtctctatcacccccatccctagctttatttgtgaagattttgtgtatgactgggcctacaccaaaacttgttataccgtggatatcagacagtttggaaatattaaagccacccccacctcccattacctgaccagcttccttgacttcatccacagccacctggacaagcgaaacacctctctagctgttgcctttgtggacttcaaaaagcctttgatcttgttgatcacttTGTTGGCttcagcaaggcaataa